A single window of Candidatus Aminicenantes bacterium DNA harbors:
- a CDS encoding ABC transporter ATP-binding protein — translation MKEIIQLENVSFNYGRVQAIRDLSLSLQAGVFGLLGPNGAGKTTLLKLLLGFLIPTAGKGEIMGYPLCEKRKSLRRGIGYMPESECSIPGMDAVSLTAYLGELSGMPRQEAMKRAHDVLYYVGLDESRYRLVDTYSTGMKQRLKLAQALVHDPRLLLLDEPTSGMDPAGRKEMLELIQDIAKKESMNIIISSHLLPDIESTCQQVVIMNKGRIAAEESIADLKKDNFRLFEIKVVGETAPFFERLQAWRCQVQENEKSMFKILLPAEILPAALFAAAYETGVQIRHFRQSKTTLEDAFMNVIRESDGH, via the coding sequence ATGAAAGAGATCATTCAACTTGAAAATGTCAGTTTCAACTACGGCCGCGTCCAGGCCATTCGCGACCTGTCGCTCAGCCTGCAAGCGGGGGTTTTCGGACTTCTCGGCCCCAACGGCGCCGGCAAAACCACGCTGCTGAAACTGCTGCTCGGCTTCCTGATCCCAACCGCTGGCAAAGGGGAGATCATGGGCTACCCGTTGTGTGAAAAGCGCAAATCCCTGCGCCGCGGCATCGGCTACATGCCCGAAAGCGAGTGTTCCATACCGGGCATGGACGCGGTTTCGCTGACCGCCTACCTGGGCGAGCTCAGCGGCATGCCACGCCAGGAAGCCATGAAAAGGGCCCACGACGTCCTGTATTACGTCGGCCTGGACGAGTCCCGCTACCGTTTGGTGGATACCTACTCCACCGGCATGAAGCAGCGGCTGAAGCTGGCCCAGGCCCTGGTCCACGACCCGCGGCTGCTGCTGCTCGACGAGCCGACCTCGGGCATGGATCCGGCCGGCCGCAAGGAGATGCTGGAGCTGATCCAGGACATCGCCAAGAAAGAGAGCATGAACATCATCATCTCCTCGCACCTGCTGCCCGACATCGAAAGCACCTGCCAACAGGTGGTGATCATGAACAAGGGCCGCATCGCGGCCGAAGAATCGATCGCCGACCTGAAAAAAGACAATTTCCGCCTCTTCGAGATCAAGGTGGTCGGCGAGACAGCGCCGTTCTTCGAACGGCTGCAGGCCTGGCGCTGCCAGGTGCAGGAGAACGAGAAGTCGATGTTCAAAATACTGCTGCCGGCGGAGATCCTGCCGGCGGCGCTTTTCGCCGCCGCCTACGAAACCGGCGTGCAGATCCGCCATTTCCGGCAGAGCAAGACCACGCTGGAAGACGCCTTCATGAACGTGATCAGGGAATCCGATGGACATTAG